The Rhododendron vialii isolate Sample 1 chromosome 8a, ASM3025357v1 genome has a window encoding:
- the LOC131336076 gene encoding pumilio homolog 5 has protein sequence MATESPMRMVESRRPSNWATLKDPPLNNVAVDELGLLLQGHRLRGDQKNMVPNRSGSAPPSMEGSFVAFGNLMAQHSSGLDSTLAKFSSSKNYESEEQLRADPAYSDYYYSTVNLNPRLPPPIIARENRRLVSHAVGLGNNWRLTSYDDSGNGSLYFSRGSLSTHNEEPEDDRSPHEALDNFSDSTNVFMSADNAAFLAARHKSLVDLIQEDFPRTPSPVYNLSHSSSHAATEKPIDHDVSAISLDDLSLNNSLSDSKSGSDGVYADMNAEGVNDRGLISTDNPSVTSLPRKSYSDTVSGPLPPQTVEVSSKDAGSGDKILGSVATRSDAFSLQGQQKGHENNLQQQQRQQPFSQQGSTYQIRAAQPPVFSQGMNLPRSGIEKVYHGHPKNSAVAQSTLQPPGLTPPLYATAAAYMPSGNPFYPGLHPPGLYAPQYNFGGYAMSSTFLPPFMAGYPSPSGIPVQFDATSVQSFNGRSGVASTGEGIPRAGDFQNMHKLYGQRGLFLQPSFVDPMQMQYFQHPAEDAYGASGQYGWFGSMGVLGGQVDSFTSQKEATVAAYRGDQNFQPSPDRNLSIISPRKGGITASAYYESPPSMGVMTQFQASPLGSPLLPGSPVGGADYSGRRNEFRFSQGSSRNVGVYSGWQGQRGGDTFNDPKRHSFLEELKSSNADRIDLSDISGRIAEFSVDQHGSRFIQQKLENCGVEEKASVFKEVLPHASKLMTDVFGNYVIQKFFEHGSCEQRKELADRLSGQILTLSLQMYGCRVIQKALEVIELDQKTQLVHELDGHVMKCVRDQNANHVIQKCIECIPVEKIQFIIAAFKGQVATLSTHPYGCRVIQRVLEHCSDDLQCIVDEILESAYVLAQDQYGNYVTQHVLERGKPHERSQIISKLTGKIVPMSQHKYASNVVEKCLEHGDAAERELLIDEILVQSEENDNLLVMMKDQFANYVVQKILEISNDNHREVLLNRIRMHLHALKKYTYGKHIVARFEQLSGEECEALEP, from the exons ATGGCAACTGAGAGCCCTATGAGAATGGTGGAAAGCAGAAGACCTTCAAATTGGGCCACTTTGAAGGACCCACCACTAAATAATGTTGCAGTAGATGAGTTGGGATTGCTTCTGCAGGGGCACAGACTTCGCGGGGATCAGAAAAACATGGTTCCCAATCGAAGCGGTAGTGCACCTCCAAGTATGGAGGGCTCATTTGTAGCTTTTGGGAACCTTATGGCTCAACATAGTTCTGGTCTGGATTCAACATTGGCAAAGTTTAGCAGTTCAAAAAACTACGAGTCTGAGGAACAGCTGCGTGCTGATCCAGCGTACTCTGACTACTACTACTCTACTGTGAACTTGAATCCAAGGCTTCCTCCTCCTATAATTGCAAGGGAGAATCGACGCCTTGTAAGTCATGCTGTTGGTTTGGGAAATAATTGGCGATTAACCTCTTATGATGACAGTGGTAATGGATCCCTGTACTTCTCTCGAGGTTCCCTTTCTACTCATAATGAGGAGCCGGAAGATGATAGGTCACCCCACGAAGCTTTAGATAATTTTTCAGATAGTACTAATGTGTTCATGTCTGCAGACAATGCAGCGTTTTTGGCGGCTCGTCATAAAAGCTTGGTCGATCTTATACAG GAGGACTTTCCTCGAACTCCATCTCCTGTGTACAATCTGTCCCATTCCTCGAGCCATGCTGCGACAGAGAAGCCCATTGATCATGATGTTTCGGCCATTTCATTGGATGATCTTTCTCTTAATAATTCATTGTCAGACTCAAAATCAGGATCTGACGGTGTCTATGCGGATATGAACGCTGAAGGTGTAAATGATCGCGGGTTAATATCCACTGATAATCCATCAGTTACCTCTTTGCCGCGAAAATCATATTCTGACACAGTTTCGGGCCCATTACCTCCTCAAACTGTTGAAGTAAGCAGTAAGGATGCTGGTTCTGGGGATAAGATTTTAGGTAGTGTTGCCACCAGGTCAGATGCTTTTTCTTTACAAGGACAGCAGAAGGGTCACGAGAATAATTTGCAGCAACAGCAGCGGCAACAGCCTTTCTCCCAACAAGGTAGTACTTATCAAATTCGCGCAGCTCAGCCCCCAGTATTTTCTCAAGGAATGAATCTGCCACGTAGTGGCATCGAAAAAGTTTATCACGGCCACCCAAAGAACTCTGCTGTGGCACAATCCACTCTGCAACCTCCTGGACTCACACCTCCCTTATATGCCACGGCAGCAGCCTATATGCCTTCAGGAAATCCATTTTATCCTGGTTTACATCCACCTGGTTTATATGCTCCACAATACAATTTCGGGGGATATGCTATGAGCTCTACATTTCTTCCCCCATTTATGGCTGGATATCCCTCTCCTTCTGGCATACCAGTGCAATTTGATGCCACTTCTGTTCAAAGCTTCAATGGTCGAAGTGGTGTTGCTTCAACAGGGGAAGGCATTCCCCGTGCAGGTGATTTTCAGAATATGCATAAGTTATATGGACAGCGTGGGTTATTCCTGCAACCTTCTTTCGTGGACCCCATGCAAATgcaatattttcagcatcctgCTGAAGATGCATATGGTGCTTCAGGTCAGTATGGTTGGTTTGGATCAATGGGGGTACTTGGGGGCCAAGTGGATTCTTTCACTTCACAGAAGGAGGCAACTGTTGCTGCTTATAGGGGTGATCAGAACTTTCAGCCTTCACCGGATAGAAATCTGAGCATTATTAGTCCTAGAAAAGGAGGAATCACTGCTAGTGCTTACTATGAAAGTCCACCAAGCATGGGTGTCATGACACAATTTCAAGCCTCGCCTCTTGGCAGTCCATTACTGCCAGGATCTCCAGTGGGAGGAGCAGATTATTCAGGAAGGAGAAATGAATTCAGATTTTCTCAAGGTTCAAGCAGAAATGTGGGAGTGTACTCTGGATGGCAAGGCCAAAGAGGAGGAGACACCTTTAATGACCCCAAAAGGCATTCTTTTCTTGAAGAGTTAAAATCCAGCAATGCCGATAGGATTGATCTCTCTGATATTTCTGGGCGTATTGCTGAATTCAG TGTTGATCAACATGGGAGTCGGTTCATTCAGCAGAAGTTGGAAAACTGTGGGGTTGAAGAGAAGGCATCTGTTTTCAAGGAAGTTCTTCCTCATGCTTCAAAGTTAATGACAGATGTTTTTGGGAACTATGTTATTCAAAAG TTTTTCGAGCATGGAAGTTGCGAACAAAGGAAGGAACTCGCAGATCGACTTTCAGGACAGATATTAACTTTGAGTTTGCAAATGTATGGCTGTCGTGTGATTCAGAAG GCTCTCGAGGTTATTGAACTTGACCAGAAAACCCAACTTGTGCATGAGCTTGATGGACATGTTATGAAATGCGTGCGAGATCAAAATGCAAACCATGTTATacaaaagtgtattgaatgCATTCCTGTGGAGAAAATTCAGTTTATTATCGCCGCTTTCAAAGGCCAAGTCGCTACGCTTTCTACTCATCCCTATGGTTGCCGTGTTATTCAG AGAGTTCTGGAGCATTGTTCAGATGATTTGCAGTGTATTGTCGATGAAATCTTGGAATCTGCTTATGTTCTTGCTCAAGATCAATATGGCAACTATGTCACACAG CATGTTTTGGAACGGGGAAAACCTCATGAAAGAAGCCAAATCATCAGCAAGTTGACTGGAAAAATTGTACCAATGAGTCAACATAAATATGCTTCAAATGTCGTTGAAAAGTGTTTGGAGCATGGTGATGCAGCTGAACGGGAACTCTTGATTGATGAGATTCTTGTTCAGTCTGAAGAAAATGATAATTTATTG GTAATGATGAAGGACCAATTTGCAAACTATGTGGTCCAAAAGATTCTTGAAATAAGCAACGATAACCATCGGGAAGTTTTGCTCAATCGGATCAGAATGCATCTTCACGCTTTGAAGAAATATACTTATGGTAAACACATAGTTGCCCGCTTCGAACAATTATCTGGTGAAG AATGTGAAGCTTTGGAGCCGTAA
- the LOC131336077 gene encoding probable mitochondrial adenine nucleotide transporter BTL1 → MESESQKKSYCVLGDVYGVVMLPKELDHLDKHHSFDLPRLQFPDLAKPFQDILRTREVGEFLSGALAGAMTKAVLAPLETIRTRMVVGIGSKSIAGSFAEVIEHQGLQGLWAGNTVNMLRIVPTQAIEFGTFEYVKRAMTSAQERWNQTDCPMVQIGHVNLKFSLSWISPIAVAGAAAGVVSTLVCHPLEVLKDRLTISPEAYPSIAVAVSRIYKDGGLGAFYAGLAPTLIGILPYSTCYYFMYEKLKKSYCLAFKKKSLSRADMLLVGALSGFTAGTISFPLEVARKRLMVGALEGKCPPNMAAALAEVIRERGLLGLYRGWGASCLKVAPSSGITWMFYEAWKDILLLERRRL, encoded by the exons ATGGAATCTGAATCGCAGAAGAAGAGCTACTGTGTGCTGGGAGATGTGTATGGAGTTGTAATGCTTCCAAAGGAGCTGGACCACCTCGATAAACACCACTCTTTCGACCTTCCTCGTCTCCAATTCCCTGACCTTGCAAAACCCTTTCAA GATATTCTGAGGACTAGAGAAGTTGGCGAGTTTCTTAGTGGTGCTTTGGCTGGGGCTATGACCAAAGCCGTTCTTGCTCCTCTTGAGACTATCAG gACGAGGATGGTTGTTGGGATTGGGTCCAAAAGTATCGCTGGGAGTTTCGCTGAGGTCATTGAGCACCAAGGTTTGCAAGGGCTGTGGGCTGGCAACACAGTCAACATGCTCCGCATAGTACCTACCCAGGCAATTGAATTTGGAACATTTGAATATGTAAAGCGAGCAATGACATCAGCCCAGGAGAGATGGAATCAGACTGATTGCCCGATGGTGCAAATTGGTCACGTCAATTTGAAGTTTTCTCTTTCCTGGATCTCCCCAATTGCTGTGGCTGGTGCGGCTGCGGGAGTCGTTAGCACACTTGTTTGCCATCCTTTAGAAGTTTTAAAG GACCGGTTGACTATAAGTCCCGAGGCGTATCCTTCTATAGCTGTTGCAGTTAGTAGGATTTACAAGGATGGTGGATTAGGTGCTTTCTATGCTGGTCTTGCACCTACGTTAATTGGCATACTCCCCTACAGCACATGCTACTATTTCATGTACGAGAAGTTGAAGAAATCTTACTGCTTAGCATTTAAGAAAAAGTCTTTAAGCCGTGCAGATATGCTCCTAGTTGGAGCCCTCTCAG GTTTTACAGCTGGCACAATAAGTTTTCCGTTGGAGGTGGCAAGGAAACGGTTGATGGTGGGTGCTCTAGAAGGCAAATGTCCACCCAACATGGCAGCGGCACTAGCTGAAGTCATTAGAGAGAGAGGCCTGCTGGGACTTTACAGAGGCTGGGGTGCTAGCTGTTTAAAAGTCGCTCCTTCCTCAGGAATCACCTGGATGTTTTATGAAGCTTGGAAAGATATATTACTACTTGAGAGGCGACGACTGTAA